Proteins encoded by one window of Thermoflexus sp.:
- the rplO gene encoding 50S ribosomal protein L15, whose amino-acid sequence MKLHELKPAPGSKKARKRVGRGLGSGHGTYAGRGRKGQKSRSGDRKMPPYFEGGRTPLVRRLPKARGEGFTLVEKVRYQPVNVGQLNRFPPHSEITPLILAQAGLLRDPEEPVVILGDGELDRPLLVRAHRFSASARAKIEAAGGQAVVIPH is encoded by the coding sequence GTGAAGCTTCATGAATTGAAGCCGGCGCCGGGCTCGAAGAAAGCGCGAAAGCGCGTGGGCCGCGGGCTCGGTTCGGGTCACGGGACCTACGCGGGGCGGGGTCGGAAGGGGCAGAAATCCCGTTCCGGTGATCGGAAGATGCCCCCGTATTTTGAGGGCGGGCGCACCCCTCTGGTCCGGCGTCTCCCCAAGGCGCGAGGGGAGGGCTTCACGCTGGTGGAGAAGGTCCGGTATCAGCCGGTCAATGTGGGGCAGCTGAATCGTTTTCCTCCCCATAGCGAGATCACTCCGCTGATCCTGGCACAAGCGGGCCTGCTGCGGGATCCAGAGGAGCCGGTGGTGATCCTGGGGGATGGGGAGCTGGACCGCCCGCTCCTCGTTCGGGCTCACCGCTTTTCGGCATCCGCCCGGGCGAAAATCGAGGCCGCCGGCGGCCAGGCGGTGGTGATCCCTCATTGA
- the truA gene encoding tRNA pseudouridine(38-40) synthase TruA, whose translation MRIWAALAYEGTRYRGFQRLAPSHEPTIQGVLEATLQHLAGAPIRVRGAGRTDAGVHAFGQVVAFDISWRHSLEDLQRALNALLPFDMVVWALGEAPPDFHPRREAQTRIYRYLIYNGPRRDPFGRTLAWHVPSPLDVMAMRQAAALWVGRHDFGAFGRPPRGQNTVREVRRAAVVADGEWVAFEIEADAFLYHMVRIMVAVLVAIGRGERPPEAAAAYLRRPDAYPAHAPAPPYGLYFVGARYERISIPPPPKFLPDCLRGLQDQ comes from the coding sequence ATGCGGATCTGGGCAGCCCTGGCTTATGAAGGCACAAGGTATCGGGGGTTCCAGCGCCTGGCCCCGTCCCATGAGCCGACGATCCAGGGCGTTCTGGAAGCGACCCTCCAGCATCTGGCCGGAGCTCCGATCCGGGTGCGGGGGGCCGGCCGCACGGATGCGGGGGTTCATGCGTTCGGCCAGGTGGTCGCTTTTGATATCTCCTGGCGGCATTCCCTGGAGGATCTGCAGCGGGCCCTGAATGCCCTCCTGCCATTCGACATGGTGGTCTGGGCTCTGGGGGAAGCGCCGCCGGATTTCCATCCCCGTCGGGAGGCTCAGACCCGGATCTATCGCTACCTGATCTACAACGGGCCCCGGCGGGATCCTTTCGGGCGCACGCTGGCCTGGCATGTGCCGTCGCCCCTTGATGTCATGGCGATGCGTCAGGCTGCCGCCCTCTGGGTGGGGCGCCATGACTTCGGGGCGTTTGGCCGCCCCCCCAGAGGTCAGAATACTGTGCGGGAGGTCCGAAGGGCCGCCGTCGTCGCCGACGGGGAATGGGTGGCGTTTGAGATCGAGGCGGATGCGTTTCTTTATCATATGGTTCGCATTATGGTGGCGGTACTGGTCGCCATCGGCCGGGGGGAGCGGCCCCCGGAAGCGGCGGCCGCCTACCTGAGGCGACCGGATGCCTATCCAGCCCATGCGCCGGCTCCGCCGTATGGCCTCTATTTCGTGGGCGCGCGCTATGAGCGGATTTCGATTCCGCCGCCACCGAAGTTCTTGCCCGATTGCCTTCGAGGCTTGCAGGACCAATAG
- the secY gene encoding preprotein translocase subunit SecY has product MLDALRNAWHLPDLRRKILYTLLILVIYRLAAHIPVPGVDRAALQQLLQGTTAAGQLYIILDLLSGGAIANFSIMAMGVYPYVTASIILQLLVPIVPQLERLVKEGGSEGRRKLEQYTYFLTVPLAALYAIGQANLLSAPGRAVLPNFGFAPHQLLPTLTVILTMTAGTMFAIWLGQLITEQGIGNGLSLIIFGGIVARAPYNLAQIWTSNGLMGILVFLTLTVITVAAIVFIQEGQRRIPVQYGRRVRGHRIYGGGSTYIPLRVNMAGMIPLILAQSVLAFPAIIAQFFQYSSNAIVASIANTIVSVFSGFHDAYWPMYFITVVAFTYFYTDVMLQQMNLADTLQKQGGFIPGIRPGKATEQYINRISRRITLVGALFLGILAILPWPVRSVLQTNVLLFSSAALLIVVGVVLDTMRQLEAQLVMRHYEGFIR; this is encoded by the coding sequence ATGCTGGACGCGTTGCGAAACGCATGGCATCTGCCGGATCTGCGGCGCAAGATCCTTTATACGCTGCTGATCCTGGTCATCTACCGCCTGGCCGCGCATATCCCGGTGCCCGGAGTGGACCGGGCGGCGCTGCAGCAGTTGCTTCAGGGCACCACCGCTGCCGGGCAGCTTTACATCATCCTGGACCTGCTCTCGGGTGGTGCTATTGCCAACTTCTCCATTATGGCGATGGGAGTCTACCCATATGTGACGGCCTCTATTATCCTTCAGCTTCTGGTTCCTATCGTTCCGCAACTGGAACGGCTGGTGAAAGAGGGGGGATCGGAGGGCCGTCGCAAGCTGGAACAATACACGTATTTCCTCACGGTCCCACTGGCTGCCCTTTACGCGATCGGCCAGGCCAACCTGCTCAGCGCTCCAGGGCGGGCGGTGCTGCCCAATTTCGGTTTCGCTCCTCACCAGCTGTTGCCGACCCTGACGGTGATCCTGACCATGACCGCGGGCACGATGTTCGCCATCTGGTTAGGTCAGTTGATCACCGAGCAGGGGATCGGCAATGGGCTCTCGCTGATTATCTTTGGTGGGATCGTGGCCCGGGCTCCATACAACCTCGCTCAGATCTGGACCAGCAATGGCCTGATGGGCATTCTGGTGTTCCTGACCCTCACCGTGATCACGGTGGCCGCGATCGTCTTCATCCAGGAAGGACAGCGACGGATCCCTGTCCAGTATGGCCGTCGAGTTCGGGGTCACCGCATCTACGGGGGCGGCAGCACGTATATCCCCCTCCGGGTGAACATGGCTGGGATGATCCCTCTCATCCTCGCTCAATCGGTGCTGGCGTTCCCGGCCATCATCGCGCAATTCTTCCAGTATTCCAGCAATGCGATCGTCGCAAGCATCGCCAACACCATCGTCAGCGTGTTCTCCGGGTTCCATGACGCCTACTGGCCCATGTATTTTATTACCGTTGTTGCTTTTACTTACTTTTACACGGATGTGATGTTGCAGCAGATGAACCTGGCGGATACCCTGCAGAAGCAAGGGGGATTTATCCCGGGCATCCGGCCCGGGAAGGCCACTGAGCAGTATATCAATCGGATCTCCCGGCGCATCACCCTGGTGGGGGCGCTGTTCCTGGGGATCCTGGCGATCCTGCCCTGGCCGGTGCGTTCGGTGCTCCAGACCAATGTGCTGCTTTTCAGCAGCGCCGCGCTCCTGATCGTGGTCGGCGTGGTCCTCGATACCATGCGGCAGCTGGAGGCGCAGCTGGTGATGCGCCACTATGAGGGCTTCATCCGATGA
- the rpsI gene encoding 30S ribosomal protein S9, whose product MAAVVEGLTFEAFKGRPYVEGVGRRKRAVARVRLYTGGRGVFIVNNKPVQDYFVREQDLHHLFEPLRLAGLEGKLDVTVRVEGGGLTGQAGAIRLGLARALLLVDPGLRPLLKQHGMLTRDPREKERKKPGLRRARKAPQSPKR is encoded by the coding sequence ATGGCCGCTGTTGTGGAAGGGCTCACTTTTGAGGCTTTCAAAGGCCGTCCTTATGTTGAGGGCGTGGGTCGACGCAAGCGGGCCGTCGCCCGGGTTCGTCTATATACGGGTGGAAGGGGAGTGTTTATTGTGAATAACAAGCCCGTGCAGGATTACTTTGTCCGCGAGCAGGATCTCCATCATCTGTTTGAGCCGCTCCGCCTGGCCGGCCTGGAAGGGAAGCTGGATGTCACGGTGAGGGTCGAGGGAGGTGGCCTCACGGGCCAGGCCGGCGCGATTCGCCTGGGGCTGGCCCGCGCCCTGCTTCTGGTGGATCCGGGTTTGCGCCCCCTGCTGAAACAGCATGGCATGCTGACCCGTGATCCTCGGGAGAAAGAGCGCAAGAAGCCCGGGCTCCGGCGCGCGCGCAAGGCACCTCAGTCGCCTAAGCGTTGA
- the rpmD gene encoding 50S ribosomal protein L30, translated as MKGEGVRQLRITLVKSPIGYSRRQRHTLRTLGLRHLNDVAEWPDTPIVRGMIQKVSHLVHVEEVEREAS; from the coding sequence ATGAAGGGTGAGGGGGTTCGACAACTTCGAATCACGTTGGTGAAAAGTCCCATCGGGTATTCCCGGCGTCAGCGCCATACGCTGCGCACGCTGGGCCTGCGCCATTTGAACGATGTGGCAGAGTGGCCGGATACGCCAATTGTCCGCGGGATGATTCAAAAGGTCAGCCATCTGGTTCATGTGGAGGAGGTGGAGCGTGAAGCTTCATGA
- the rpsM gene encoding 30S ribosomal protein S13, translating to MARIAGVELPRDKRVEIALTYIFGIGRSLAKKILQQTGVNPDKRVKDLTESEVNLLRETIERNYKVEGDLRREIAMNIKRLIDIGCYRGLRHKMNLPVRGQRTRTNARTRKGPRKTVPGRGRKRGAKKK from the coding sequence ATGGCCCGAATTGCTGGTGTGGAATTGCCCCGGGATAAGCGGGTGGAGATCGCCCTCACCTATATCTTTGGGATCGGTCGTTCCCTCGCCAAGAAGATCCTGCAGCAGACGGGGGTGAACCCGGATAAACGGGTGAAAGATTTGACGGAGAGCGAGGTGAACCTCCTACGGGAGACCATTGAGCGGAACTACAAGGTAGAGGGCGATCTGCGCCGCGAGATCGCGATGAATATCAAGCGGCTGATCGATATCGGGTGCTATCGAGGATTGCGACACAAAATGAATCTTCCAGTGCGGGGCCAGCGGACCCGAACCAACGCTCGCACTCGTAAGGGTCCGCGGAAGACGGTGCCCGGTCGCGGCCGCAAGCGCGGCGCTAAGAAGAAGTGA
- a CDS encoding adenylate kinase, with amino-acid sequence MMPLDLILLGPPGAGKGTQAKILSQRLGIPHVASGDLFRDHLHRQTPLGQLARQYMDRGELVPDDVTIGMIRERLEQADCRHGVILDGFPRTPAQAQALDELLAGMGRSLTAVLYIRVRDELLLRRLAGRWTCRTCGAVYHVEFNPPRVPGRCDLDGGPLYQREDDTEEVQRRRIQVYQEQTAPLVSFYRERDLLVEIDGERPIPEVTEELIRAIEVRKAVDP; translated from the coding sequence ATGATGCCCTTGGATCTGATCCTGCTGGGGCCTCCAGGTGCGGGGAAGGGGACGCAGGCCAAGATCCTCAGCCAGCGCCTGGGCATCCCTCATGTGGCCAGCGGTGATCTCTTTCGCGATCACCTGCATCGTCAGACCCCCCTGGGCCAGCTGGCCCGTCAGTATATGGATCGAGGCGAGCTGGTGCCGGATGATGTGACCATCGGGATGATTCGGGAGCGATTGGAGCAGGCGGATTGCCGCCACGGAGTGATCCTGGATGGGTTCCCTCGAACGCCTGCTCAGGCTCAGGCGCTCGATGAGCTTCTGGCCGGGATGGGCCGATCCCTGACGGCGGTCCTTTATATCCGGGTGCGTGACGAACTGCTGCTCCGGCGTCTGGCAGGGCGCTGGACCTGTCGGACATGCGGCGCGGTGTATCATGTGGAGTTCAACCCGCCCCGCGTGCCGGGCCGCTGCGATCTCGATGGGGGCCCGCTCTATCAGCGCGAAGATGACACCGAAGAGGTTCAGCGGCGGCGTATCCAAGTTTACCAGGAGCAGACGGCGCCCCTGGTTTCGTTTTATCGGGAGCGGGACTTGCTGGTGGAAATCGATGGGGAACGGCCCATCCCGGAGGTGACGGAGGAGCTGATCCGGGCGATCGAAGTGCGGAAGGCGGTGGATCCATGA
- the rplQ gene encoding 50S ribosomal protein L17, with protein sequence MRHRVAGKTLSRDKDHREALARNLATQLFLHGAIETTEAKAKFVQAYAEKLITLAKQALEDPSKQVAARRLAAARLYGREVVKKLFDEIAPRYRDRNGGYTRIYKLGFRRGDAAPVARLELVQE encoded by the coding sequence ATGCGCCATCGAGTTGCCGGGAAGACATTGAGCCGAGATAAAGACCATCGGGAAGCCCTGGCCCGGAATCTGGCGACTCAGCTCTTTCTGCATGGGGCGATCGAAACCACCGAGGCCAAGGCGAAATTCGTCCAGGCCTATGCGGAGAAATTGATCACCCTGGCCAAGCAGGCGCTGGAGGATCCTTCGAAGCAGGTGGCCGCGCGGCGGCTGGCGGCGGCTCGCCTGTATGGCCGCGAGGTGGTCAAAAAGCTTTTCGATGAGATCGCCCCGCGCTACAGGGACCGGAACGGGGGATACACCCGGATTTATAAGCTCGGATTCCGTCGAGGAGACGCGGCACCGGTGGCCCGTCTGGAGCTGGTTCAGGAATAG
- the rpsD gene encoding 30S ribosomal protein S4 produces the protein MARYIGPVCRLCRREGEKLYLKGERCFSPKCAIERRNYPPGQHGRELQFRRSRPSDYGLQLREKQKLRRIYGVLERQFRRYFEIAQRARGMTGALLLILLERRLDNVVYRLGFASSRAQARQLVRHGHFEVNGRKVDIPSYQVKPGDVIRVRDSSREKEYFKNIMERLEGHRPPPWLQLNPQDLSGQVLRLPVREEIDTRVQEHLIVEFYSR, from the coding sequence ATGGCACGTTATATCGGACCGGTCTGTCGGTTATGTCGCCGGGAAGGCGAGAAGCTTTATCTGAAAGGGGAGCGTTGCTTTAGCCCGAAGTGTGCGATTGAACGACGAAATTATCCCCCCGGCCAGCATGGTCGGGAGCTGCAATTCCGCCGAAGCCGGCCTTCGGATTACGGGCTTCAGCTGCGGGAGAAGCAGAAGTTGCGGCGGATCTATGGGGTGCTGGAGCGCCAGTTCCGACGCTACTTTGAAATCGCCCAGCGGGCGCGGGGGATGACGGGCGCCCTCCTGCTGATCCTGCTGGAACGCCGTCTGGACAATGTGGTCTATCGTCTGGGGTTCGCCAGTTCACGGGCTCAGGCGCGACAGTTGGTCCGCCATGGTCATTTTGAAGTCAACGGCCGCAAGGTCGATATCCCTTCCTATCAGGTGAAGCCGGGCGATGTCATCCGGGTGCGGGATAGCAGTCGGGAGAAGGAGTATTTCAAGAACATCATGGAGCGCCTGGAGGGCCACCGCCCGCCGCCATGGCTCCAGCTGAACCCCCAGGATCTATCGGGCCAGGTGTTGCGTCTTCCGGTGCGAGAGGAAATCGATACGCGGGTGCAGGAGCATCTCATCGTGGAGTTCTATTCGCGATAA
- the rpsK gene encoding 30S ribosomal protein S11 has protein sequence MARGSRGGRKARKNVTRAHVYIHATFNNTIVTVTDPNGDTLTWASGGTIGYKGSKKSTPYAARLAAEQAARKAMDMGVREIDVFINGPGPGREAALRALHAMGLKIRSITDVTPIPHNGCKPPSKRRV, from the coding sequence ATGGCGCGAGGTTCGAGGGGGGGTCGAAAGGCCCGCAAGAATGTCACCCGAGCTCACGTTTACATCCATGCAACGTTTAACAATACCATCGTCACGGTTACGGATCCCAACGGGGATACTCTGACGTGGGCCAGTGGGGGGACCATCGGCTATAAGGGTTCAAAGAAGAGCACCCCCTACGCGGCGCGTCTGGCGGCCGAACAGGCGGCTCGAAAAGCGATGGATATGGGGGTTCGGGAAATCGATGTCTTCATCAACGGCCCGGGCCCCGGGCGCGAGGCAGCGCTGCGTGCGCTGCACGCGATGGGGCTGAAGATCCGATCGATCACCGATGTCACGCCCATCCCCCACAACGGATGCAAGCCGCCTTCTAAGCGCCGGGTGTAG
- the rplM gene encoding 50S ribosomal protein L13: protein MKTYVTKPADIRAEWWVVDATNQNLGRLASRIAQILRGKHKPYFDPSQDCGDYVIVINAAKVAVHPRHLEQKVYYRHSGYPGGLREIPMRRMLQTHPERVIQRAVWGMLPKNRLGRRMLKKLKVYPGPEHPHQAQQPKPLPL, encoded by the coding sequence GTGAAAACTTACGTCACCAAGCCGGCCGATATCCGGGCGGAATGGTGGGTCGTGGATGCAACCAACCAGAACCTGGGTCGGTTGGCCAGCCGGATCGCCCAAATCCTTCGCGGGAAGCATAAGCCGTATTTTGACCCTTCGCAGGATTGCGGGGACTATGTGATCGTGATCAATGCCGCCAAGGTGGCGGTTCATCCCCGCCATCTGGAGCAGAAGGTGTATTACCGTCACAGCGGATATCCAGGCGGTTTGCGGGAAATCCCCATGCGCCGGATGTTGCAGACCCATCCCGAGCGGGTGATTCAGAGGGCGGTGTGGGGGATGCTGCCGAAGAACCGTCTGGGGCGGCGCATGCTGAAGAAGCTAAAGGTCTATCCTGGGCCGGAGCATCCGCATCAGGCCCAGCAGCCTAAACCGCTTCCCCTGTGA
- the rpmJ gene encoding 50S ribosomal protein L36 gives MKVTPSVRRRCPKCKIVRRKGVVRVICENPKHKQRQG, from the coding sequence ATGAAGGTCACACCGTCTGTCCGCCGGCGATGTCCGAAATGTAAAATCGTTCGGCGCAAGGGGGTGGTGCGGGTGATCTGTGAAAATCCCAAGCATAAGCAGCGGCAAGGATGA
- a CDS encoding DNA-directed RNA polymerase subunit alpha has translation MAGVTLVLPKVEAEILTQSYGRFVISPLEPGYGVTIGNALRRVLLSSLPGAAVTSIRITDVPHEYSTIPGVREDVIQIILNIKQLRMKLYGDGPARLRLEVAGEGVVTAADIQCPPEVEIVNPDLYLFTVDDDRTRLEIEMTVERGRGYSPAEERGRLPIGEIPVDAIFSPVRRCTFEIDRARVGQRTTYDRLVMEIWTDGTMGPKDALIEAARLLLQHFSLISEFVGPEEVEAPPQPAREMIPPQAYETSLESLELSARVINPLRRAGITTVGQVLELFYRGEEALLSVRNFGAKSLEELKERLIERGFLRPEDLPQPAEETEEA, from the coding sequence GTGGCGGGCGTAACGTTGGTTCTGCCGAAGGTGGAAGCGGAAATCCTGACGCAGTCCTATGGGCGTTTTGTCATCAGCCCCCTGGAGCCGGGCTATGGGGTGACCATTGGGAACGCCCTCCGGCGGGTGCTGTTGAGCTCGTTGCCGGGCGCGGCGGTGACCAGCATCCGGATCACCGATGTGCCCCATGAATACTCGACGATCCCGGGCGTCCGGGAGGACGTGATCCAGATCATTCTGAACATCAAACAGCTTCGAATGAAGCTCTACGGGGACGGCCCGGCCCGCCTGCGGCTGGAAGTGGCCGGCGAGGGGGTGGTCACGGCGGCGGACATTCAGTGCCCCCCCGAAGTGGAGATCGTGAACCCGGATCTCTATTTATTCACTGTGGATGATGATCGGACCCGTCTGGAGATCGAGATGACCGTCGAGCGCGGGCGGGGATATTCGCCAGCGGAAGAGCGGGGCCGCCTTCCCATCGGGGAGATCCCGGTGGATGCCATCTTCAGCCCAGTCCGGCGCTGCACTTTTGAGATCGATCGGGCCCGTGTAGGGCAGCGGACCACCTATGACCGGCTGGTGATGGAGATCTGGACGGATGGGACGATGGGACCGAAAGATGCTTTGATCGAAGCGGCCCGGTTGTTGCTGCAACATTTCTCCCTGATCTCGGAGTTCGTGGGGCCTGAGGAGGTGGAAGCCCCGCCCCAGCCGGCGCGGGAGATGATCCCGCCTCAGGCTTACGAGACATCCCTGGAGAGCCTGGAGCTGAGCGCGCGGGTGATCAATCCCCTTCGACGGGCAGGCATCACCACCGTGGGCCAGGTCCTCGAGCTGTTCTATCGGGGGGAGGAGGCGCTGCTTTCTGTTCGCAATTTCGGGGCCAAGTCCCTGGAGGAATTGAAGGAGCGCCTGATCGAGCGGGGCTTTCTGAGGCCTGAGGATCTGCCGCAGCCCGCAGAGGAGACGGAGGAGGCCTGA
- the rpsE gene encoding 30S ribosomal protein S5 has product MAEIREVPTVEYEERIVDIARVAKVHKGGRSFSFRVVAVVGDRNGRVGVGIGKARAVPEAMRKATERARRNMKKVALLGTTIPHPVVVKFGATRLVLKPASPGTGVIAAGGVRAVLEAAGIRDVLTKILGSTNPVNVVYATMKGLEMLRSPEEIAKIRGKPVEDVMPPWSRKRYEG; this is encoded by the coding sequence CGTGGAATACGAAGAGCGGATCGTGGATATCGCCCGTGTGGCGAAGGTCCATAAGGGCGGCCGATCCTTCTCTTTCCGGGTGGTCGCCGTGGTCGGTGATCGCAACGGACGGGTGGGGGTGGGGATCGGCAAGGCCCGGGCGGTTCCGGAGGCGATGCGGAAGGCCACGGAGCGCGCCCGACGGAATATGAAAAAGGTAGCCTTGCTGGGAACAACGATTCCCCATCCGGTCGTGGTGAAGTTCGGGGCCACGCGGCTGGTTCTGAAGCCCGCCTCACCGGGGACCGGCGTCATCGCCGCCGGGGGGGTTCGAGCGGTTCTGGAGGCCGCCGGAATCCGGGATGTGCTGACCAAGATCCTGGGAAGCACGAATCCGGTCAACGTGGTTTATGCCACCATGAAGGGGCTGGAGATGTTGCGCTCCCCTGAGGAGATCGCCAAGATTCGAGGGAAGCCCGTTGAAGATGTTATGCCACCATGGAGCCGTAAGCGCTATGAAGGGTGA
- a CDS encoding nitrilase-related carbon-nitrogen hydrolase: protein MKALKIGLAQIYPRLGDLQANLHKHLEVIEDAVARGAELIVFPELSLTGYVLQDLTYEVAIRPEPNHPVLQPLLEASRRADLVVGFVEMDERGRYYTTGAYLAGGHIIHRHRKVYLPTYGMFDEGRDMAPGDQVRAFDTRFGRFGLLICEDFWHISPPYLLWLDGAEVLIFTSASPGRGLGIPGKFGSAKWVELVNQAYASLFTVFVIHVNRAGFEDGQNFWGGSTIFDPSGDLVVQGPYFDEALILASIDLDQIRRTRIRLPLLRDERPTLVLRELRRILSL, encoded by the coding sequence ATGAAGGCCCTGAAAATCGGTCTGGCTCAGATCTATCCACGGCTGGGCGATCTGCAGGCCAACCTCCACAAACATCTGGAGGTCATTGAGGACGCAGTAGCCCGAGGCGCCGAGCTGATCGTGTTCCCTGAGCTTTCCCTCACCGGATATGTGCTTCAGGATCTCACATATGAAGTGGCCATACGTCCTGAACCGAACCATCCGGTTCTCCAGCCCCTGCTGGAAGCGAGCCGGCGGGCCGACCTGGTCGTCGGGTTCGTGGAGATGGATGAACGAGGGCGCTACTACACGACAGGCGCTTATCTGGCTGGGGGACATATAATCCATCGCCATCGCAAAGTTTATCTTCCAACTTATGGGATGTTCGATGAGGGCCGGGATATGGCCCCCGGGGATCAGGTTCGGGCTTTCGATACCCGCTTCGGACGCTTCGGATTGTTGATCTGCGAGGATTTCTGGCACATCAGCCCGCCTTACCTCCTCTGGCTGGATGGGGCGGAGGTGCTGATCTTCACCTCGGCGAGCCCGGGACGCGGATTGGGAATTCCGGGGAAGTTCGGAAGCGCAAAATGGGTCGAACTGGTCAATCAGGCCTATGCGAGCCTTTTCACCGTTTTCGTCATCCATGTGAACCGCGCCGGATTTGAGGATGGACAGAACTTCTGGGGGGGGTCGACCATTTTCGATCCGAGCGGGGATCTGGTGGTGCAAGGCCCTTATTTCGACGAAGCCCTGATCCTGGCCTCCATCGATCTCGATCAAATCCGCCGGACCCGTATTCGATTGCCCCTTTTACGAGACGAACGACCCACCCTGGTCCTTCGAGAGCTCCGGCGGATTCTGAGCCTTTAG
- the map gene encoding type I methionyl aminopeptidase, which produces MSPRVIPRTGRAAAGIRLKTWAEIRMMREAGRIVAEVLAAMRTMVQPGVATAELDRWAEDYIRRRGGIPAFKGYPSMKDEGGPPYPATLCTSVNHVLVHGIPGPYRLKEGDIISIDVGVNFRGYYADAAITLPVGSIPPEVRRLLEVTEAALWAAIAQARPGRRLGDIQWAIQHTVESQGFRVAREFTSHGIGRALHEPPSFVNRGHPGRGLPLRPGMTIAIEPMVTMGDWRTRILEDGWTVITLDGSLAAHFEHTIAITEGDPIILTALEDDPRLAS; this is translated from the coding sequence ATGAGCCCGCGGGTGATCCCTCGAACAGGCCGGGCGGCGGCGGGGATCCGGCTGAAGACGTGGGCTGAGATCCGGATGATGCGGGAAGCCGGTCGGATTGTGGCTGAGGTGCTGGCCGCCATGCGCACCATGGTCCAGCCCGGCGTCGCCACCGCCGAACTGGATCGGTGGGCTGAGGATTACATCCGCCGCCGGGGAGGGATCCCGGCTTTCAAGGGTTATCCCAGCATGAAGGATGAGGGGGGGCCGCCTTACCCGGCTACGCTCTGCACCTCCGTGAACCATGTGCTGGTTCACGGCATCCCCGGCCCCTACCGGCTGAAGGAAGGGGATATCATCAGCATCGATGTGGGGGTCAACTTCCGGGGCTATTACGCGGATGCGGCGATCACGCTGCCCGTTGGCTCCATCCCTCCGGAGGTCCGTCGACTTCTGGAAGTCACAGAAGCGGCCCTGTGGGCGGCGATCGCTCAGGCCCGGCCCGGTCGACGTCTGGGGGATATCCAGTGGGCCATTCAACATACGGTGGAATCTCAGGGATTCCGTGTGGCCCGCGAATTCACCAGCCATGGGATCGGGCGAGCCCTCCATGAGCCGCCCTCCTTTGTGAATCGGGGCCATCCCGGTCGGGGTCTCCCCCTGCGACCGGGGATGACGATCGCAATCGAGCCGATGGTCACAATGGGCGATTGGCGGACCCGTATTCTGGAGGATGGATGGACCGTCATCACACTGGATGGAAGCCTGGCGGCCCATTTCGAGCATACCATCGCGATTACGGAGGGGGATCCGATCATCCTGACCGCTCTGGAGGATGATCCACGTCTGGCCTCGTGA